In a single window of the Acipenser ruthenus chromosome 42, fAciRut3.2 maternal haplotype, whole genome shotgun sequence genome:
- the LOC117967051 gene encoding NADH dehydrogenase [ubiquinone] 1 alpha subcomplex subunit 4-like 2 has translation MFRLLARQAKKNPGLIPQFLFISLGLGGASLYLVRLAVSPYVVWNKKNNPEPWSKLDPSYQYKFVAVTTDYKNLKKDGPDY, from the exons atgtttcgtTTATTAGCTCGGCAAGCTAAGAAAAATCCAgga CTCATCCCACAATTCCTTTTTATCAGCCTGGGACTGGGTGGGGCCTCCCTCTATTTGGTTCGTCTTGCGGTCAGCCCCTACGTGGT CTGGAACAAGAAGAACAATCCAGAACCATGGAGCAAACTTGACCCCTCCTACCAGTACAAG TTTGTGGCAGTCACCACTGACTACAAAAACCTGAAGAAGGACGGGCCTGATTACTAA